GCGCAGCAGGTTGAACTGCTCCATGTCGACGGTAACGCGATTGCGATAAAGCGACAGCAGGATGGCCAGACCGACTGCTGCCTCAGCGGCAGCCACCGTGATCACAAACACAGCGAACACCTGGCCGCGGATCAGATCGCCATCCACAAAGGAGGAGAAGGCCATCAGATTGATGTTCACCGCATTCAGCATCAGCTCGATGCTCATCAGCACCCGCACCGCATTGCGGCTGTTGATCAGTCCCCAGACGCCGATGCAAAACAGCATGGCGGCCACCAGGAGGTAGGCCTGAAGGGAGGGAAGCGTGGCTAGTAAATCGCTCATCAGTCCGCTCGGTTCATCAGCAGGGGGGTACGGGCCTTCTCGATCAGGCCCTGGTCAGCCACTTCACCGGTGACCACATCGGTGGCCAGCACGTCGCGACGGGCAAGAACGATGGCGCCGATCATGGCCATTAGCAGCAGCACTGAAGCCACCTCGAACGGCAAGAGGTAATCAGTGAACAGGTGTTCACCAATGCGCGCGGTGGCCTCCTCACCCACGGCGGCGGGACCTGGAAGCGACCAGGGGGTGGTGACCACAACGCGAACCAAGAGAGCCAGGAGGCCGGCGCAGACGCCGGCCGATACCACCCGTCGGGTGGTGAGGTTGGCGATGGCCTTCAAATCCTCCCGTTTGTTCACGAGCATGATCGCGAACAGGATCAGCACATTGATTGCGCCGACGTACACCAGGATCTGGGCCGCAGCCACGAAGCTCGCATTCAGCAATAGATAGAGACCTGCAACGGCTGTGAACACACCGCCCAGCAGAAAGGCGGAATAGACGATGTTGCTGAGCAGCACCACACCTAGGGCGCCAACCACCACAACGGCAGACAGCACCAGAAAACAGATCAGCTCGGTGGTGGTCGCGATGGTCATGCGTCGCCCTCCTTGTCCTCACTGGAGGATTGTCCCTCATTCTTGGCAGCAGGCTTCGCCGGCGGGGGCAACGTCTCGAGGACCTCGGAAGGAAGCTTGCCTGCCCGAGGCCGATCGGCAGGCACGGTATGGGGATCAAACTCTCCTGCAGGGAGATACACCAGCTCGCGCAACGGCACGACGGAAGGATCGGTGGTGACGCTGGTGGGAAGCCGTCCAAGGGCGACGTTGTCGTAATTGAGGCTGTGGCGATCAAACGCCGCCAGCTCGTACTCCTCCGTCATCGAAAGGCAGTTGGTGGGGCAGTACTCCACGCAGTTGCCACAGAAAATGCAGACACCGAAATCGATGGAGTAGTTGCGAAGCTCCTTCTTCTTGGTGGCCTTGTTCATCACCCAATCCACCACGGGCAGGTTGATCGGGCACACCCTGACGCACACCTCACAGGCGATGCACTTGTCGAATTCGTAGTGAATTCGGCCCCGATAACGCTCGGAAGGAATGAGCTTCTCGTAGGGGTACTGCACCGTGACCGGACGGCGCTGCATGTGGTCAAACGTGACCGCAAAGCCTTGGGCCAGATTCCGAGCTGCATCGACTGCATCCCGGGTGTAATCACCGACCTGTTTGAGGAAGCCGAACATGGTCTGAAGGGGAGAGAACGAAGCGGAGACGGAAACGAGGAAATCCTAGGTAGGAAAACCTAGCCGCCGAATGCAACGGGGAACGCCAGCTTGAGGGCTGCTGTCACCAGAAGATTCACCAGGGACAGGGGCAGCAGGAACTTCCAGCCCAGGTCAAGCAGCTGGTCAATGCGGACGCGGGGGGTGGTCCAGCGCAGCAGGATGGCCACAAACACAAGCAGATAGGCCTTCAACACCGTCATCACGATGCCAACGGTGCCCGTGATCACCTGCACCACAGGTGCATCGATGGGCTGGTTCAACCAGCCGGCCAGCCACTCCACAGGGATCGGGAAGCCCCAGCCACCGAGATACAGAACGCTTACCAGGACGGCCGAGAGCACCAGGTTGATGTAACCCGCCAGGTAGAAGAGGGCGAACTTCATGCCCGCGTACTCGGTCTGGTAGCCAGCGACCAACTCTTCTTCTGCTTCAGGGAGGTCGAACGGGAGCCGCTCGCACTCGGCCAGTGCACAGATCCAGAAAATCAGGAAGCCCACCGGCTGACGCCAGATGTTCCAACTCAAAATGCCGGCACCGGTCTGCTGGCCCACGATGTCGACCGTGCTCAGCGAGTTGCTCATCATCACGATGGCAAGAACCGCCAGAGCCAGGGGAATTTCGTAGCTGATCGATTGAGCAGCGGCCCGCAGTCCCCCGAGCAGCGAGTACTTGTTGTTAGAGGCATAGCCGCTCATCAACAAGCCGATCGGCTGAATGCTGCTGAAGGAGATCCAAAGAAAGATCCCAACGCCCACGTTGCTGATCAGCAGGTTCTGACCAAAGGGAATGATCAGCCAAGAAATGATCACCGGCACCACCACCAGCACCGGGCCGAGGGTGAAGAGCAGGCTGTCGGCCCGCGCCGGAATGATGTCTTCCTTGACCAGCAGCTTGAGGCCGTCGGCCAAGGGCTGAAGCACACCAAGAGCGCCGGCATATTCCGGACCGATCCGCTGCTGAACGGCGGCGGAAATCTTGCGTTCCAGCCAGACCGAAACCAGCACACCCACAACTGCAGCCACCAGGACCAGCAGCATGGGCAGCGGCAACCAAAGCAGCCTCGCCACTTCTGGAGAGAGGCCTAAGCCTTGCAGCGCCTGGCTAAAGCTCAATTCCAGGTCAAGTCCCGGACTCACCATGGTGTCGACGGAAGTGGGTGCAACTTAGGCGGCCGGAGCCGAAACTCGCTCCTCGATGGGCATCCAGGAGCGTGGCTGTGACCCGGAGTAGATCTGCGAGGGCCGAAAAATCCGGTTCGCCCCCAGCTGCTCACGCCAATGGGCCAGCCAGCCGGCGACCCTGGCGATCGCGAAGACAGGCGTGAACAGATCCCTGGGAATCCCGAGCTTGCGGTAAACGAGCCCGGAATAGAAATCCACGTTGGGATAGATGCCTTTCGGGCCGAGACGGGACTCCGCTTCCTGCTCAATCGCTCGGGCCACGTCGTAGAGGTCGTCATGGCCAAAGCTGTCGAACATTTCCTCAACCAGCGACTGCAGGATCACAGCGCGGGGATCTTTGACCTTGTACTCGCGGTGGCCGAAACCCATAACCTTCCGCTTGGACGCGACGGCATCGTCGAGGAAGGCACCAGCGTTCTCGGGGCTTCCCACTTGCTCCAGCATGGCGAGAACATCTTCATTGGCTCCGCCGTGGAGCGGCCCTGCCAGGGTGCCGACTGCAGAGGCCACCACGGCATAGGGATCCGTCAGGGTGCTGGCGGTGACACGGGCACTGAAGGTGCTCGCATTGAGGCTGTGCTCGGCATGAAGCATCAAACAGCGATCAAAAATGCGCGCCGCCAGGGGATCAGGCTCCCGCTCCGTGAGCATGTACAGGAAGTTGGCGGAGTAGGCCAGATCATCCCGAGGCTGAATCGGATCTTGGCCTTTGCGAATCAGCTGAAACGCCGCCACCATCGTCGGGATCTTGGCAATCAGCCGCACTACCGCGTCATAGATGTATTGCGGGTCGTCAATGGCCCGGCGGGAATAGAACAGGCCGAGGGATGCTGCACTCGATTGCAGGGCATCCATCGGATGGCCGCTGGCCGGGAAGCACTTCATCATGTCCCGCACCCGGAAACTGACACGTCGGTGCATTTGCACAGCGTGTTCAAACTCAACCAACTCTTCGCGATTGGGGAGCTCTCCCCAGATCAGCAGGAAAGCCGTCTCAAGGAAGCTGCTGTTCGCCGCCAAATCCTGCATCGGATAGCCGCGATAGGTGAGCAAGCCCTGGTCTCCATCGATATCGCAAATGGCTGACTGGGTCGCAGGAACACCATCGAGGCCTGGCCGCAGCTCGATCCCGGTCCGCGCATGACGCAGGTCTCCTGTCTGCTGCTGGGCCACCGCCTGATTGCCTCTAACAGCAACCTAAATCGTCAATCAACAGTGCCGGTCGGAGCAAGGCCTGCAACTGCCACTTTCCCGCAGAACGACGCAGCTGAATCACGCCAGCTTTCTTCAACACCAGGCCACCAGGGGGACACCCCAGAAGCGTGCAGGCCAGATCCCCCAGATCCGGCTCATGGCCCACCAGGCCGACCCGTCCATCGAAGGAGGTCACCAACGTTTCGAGGGCTCCTCCTGGCTTGAGGCGTTCGTCAAGAGCAAGGCCTGAGGCGAGCCCAGCCCCCAGGGCCAGTTCAGCCGTTTGCCGTGCTCGGAGGTAAGGACTGGAGAGCAGGCGATCCAGCCTCAGCCCCCGTCGCACCAGGGACGCCATCACCAGCTGCGTACGCTGACGCCCGGCTGCGGTGAGGCGACGATCCGGATGATCCAGCCCCGCCAGGCGGGGTTCAGCGATGCCATGCCGCAGCAGGACCAGTTCAGCCGAGTTCGAGGCGGGCATGCAAAGGAATCTCGGTGCCGCCCTGCTCCTGGCGATCAGCATCGACGGCGACTGCCAGGCCCCGGACCTGGTCCTGCAGGGGCCGTCCAGCCATCACCTGAAGCAGCCCCCATGGCCGCCATTGCCCCAACAGTGATCGAGCCGGGGCATCCGCCAGAAGAAGAGCCTCCACGGGTTGGGAGGCCGATGCGAGCTCCTGCCACTGGTTCACGAGAGGCTGAAGGGCACGTCCGTTCTGACGCTGCGCCAGAGCCATCAACGACTCACCCCACCAGTTCAGAGAAGAGGAGCCGACCTGGGCCACGGCCAACTGGGCATCCACTCCAGGCTGGCGTCCCCGCTGACGCACCAGACGCGTCCACACACTCAAGACCTCGCCATCGCCATCCAGCTCAGAGCGGGTTAGGCCCTGAGTTTGAAGACGCTCATCCACAACATCCCTGGAAGGACTTTGCGGGCGGGTGGCCAAAAGCCAGCCCTCGGGCTGGTCCTGCCAGAGAAGAGGTCCGTCATCCGACTGAACAACAGCATCTGCAGCAGGCTGGCCCCGTAACTGCTGCGCCAGAACCGGGCCGAACCACTGGGCCAGTGGATGGCTTTCGTCGGGATCCAGCAGGCGTGCTGGACTCTGCAGCTGGGCCAGCCAGCGGCCATGTCCACCAGCCGAAGCGGTGAGATCCCTCAGTTCAGTCCATGGGGCCGAGGCAATCGCTTGCTGAAACCCAAGTCGCCCATCCACCGCCAGGGTCGAGCCCTCCGGCCGAAGCGAAGCCACCAGTCCACTCAGATCGTCGCGCTGGGCCAACACCTCAGGGAGCTGCAACCAATGCTGAAGGGCATGGGGAGACGCCGTCAGCACAGCCACTCCCTCCCCGAGGTCAGCCACCTGACGGAGCAAACGTTCATCCCCCAGTTGATGCTGATCCGGGAGCTGGGAAACATCGAGGGCTTGCTCCAGCACGCCTCGCCCAGAGGCCACCAGGAGCAGATCGTCATCAATTAAGGCGGTGGCCAGGGGGTGGGGTTCACGCCCCACCAAGGCCCCCTGACCGCTAATAACGCCGATGCCTCGGTAACTGCTGATCTGCAGATCGGTACCCGCCAGGCTGCGGGTCTGCCAGAACCGTTGCAAAAAGCGCCTGGCGCCATCGTCATCCCGACTGGTCAAAGCCAAAACCCAGCCAGCATTGGCAGCCCCATCGGTGAGGGTGAGACTGACTTCCTTGCCGAGCCAGGGCTCCAGCTCAAGACCAAACTGCAGGCCCGCCAACGCGAAAACCCCTTCCCGCCACTGCCGTGCACCATCACGGGCATCGCGACGTTCCGACGCAGGCGCGACCGCCTGGACATAAGAGGGCAGACGCCCGGGATCGGTCAGCCAGTGCAGGGACAAATCGGCATCCCTCGGCACAAAGCGGGCCGCCCGGGGCAGATGCAACGGCTGCTCCGCCAGATGCAGGGGGCTCTGGCGATCCATGGTCCAGAGCAGACCACCCGCCAGAAGAATCAGCGTCAGCAGCACAGCGCCGACAGCGCTGAGGAAGGAGCGGGCCTTCATGGGCCGGCGTTCACAGGTCGCCCCATCATCTTTGTCCATCACCGCAGAATGGCGCCATGGGCCAATCCCAACCACAACCAATCCAAGCCTCCGAACTGCAGCAGTGGCTGCAAAGTGAGCGGCTTTCACCCCAGCTGGTGGATGTGCGTGAGGCGGCTGAACTCGCAATCGCACCCTTCCCCAGTGCGGTGCTGCATCGACCCCTGAGCCAATCCAATGAATGGCTCGCAACGCTGCAGTCCGACCTCCAACCGGGTCAAGCGGTGGTTGTGGTTTGCCATGCAGGCGTTCGCAGCTACCACTTCGGCCTGTGGCTGCTGGACCAGCCCTGGGGCCTCGAGGTATGGAACCTTGAAGGAGGAATTGATGCCTGGAGCCTGCAGGTGGATCCCAGCGTTCCCCGCTACTAATGAGCAAGCCCCTGTCCCTTCGGCAAGAACAGGTGCTTCAGGCGACGGTGCACCACTACGTTGACACCATGGAGCCGGTGGGCAGCCGCACCCTGGTCCAACGCTTTGGCATCCCAGCCAGCTCAGCCACCGTTCGATCTGCCATGGGGGTGCTCGAACGTCGTGGTCTGCTGCATCAACCGCACACGTCAGCCGGACGCATTCCCAGTCCGATGGGATATCGGCACTACGTCAATGCTCTGCTGCCGGAACCCGGCGTTGCCGTTCAGCACCTGGAACGGGAGCTCACCGGCCTCAGCCTGCGTTGGGCAGGTCTGGATGACCTGCTGATGCATGTGGCCAGGCGGCTGACGGATTTCACTGGTCTGATGAGCCTGATCACCCAGCCGCAGCAGGAGAACCGCCAACTGGAGACGATCCGTCTGGTGCCGAGTGGTGATCGACTGCTGGTGATGCTGGTGGAAGCCAATGGTTGCGCCAGCCATCTCAATCTGCGCCTCCCGCACGGGGCCGAAGACGAGCTCACCGCAATGGAGCGCTGGGCGTCAGCACAGCTCGATCAAGGCGACCTGAACTGGGATGCCCTACCCAGGCAACTGCAACGCAGCGGCGCTGTGCTGCGCAACGCCCTCGATCAGCCCACTCCCACCAATCCCACGTCGGTGGTGGTCCATGGTCTCTCAAGACTGGTGAGCGAACCAGAATTTGAGAGCACGGCAAGTTTGAAGCCGTTGCTGGAACTGATCGACGACCAACCCAGCACCTTGATCAGTCGCGGCGCATCCGCACGGGTATGGATCGGCGACGAACATCCCCAGCCAGCGTTGGAGGCCTGTGCCGTGGTTCAGGCCCCATACCGCTGCAACGAGGGACTGGGCCATGTGGCCCTGGTAGGCCCGATGCGAATGGCGTACGCCACGGCACGCGCTGCCGTGCAACGCGTGGCCCGACACTTGGAATTGCTACTGGCTTGATGCCTGAGGCTCAGAGCTGATCCCCCAGCTTCTCCGCCACGGTGTTGACGTCCTTGTCCCCGCGGCCCGAGCAGTTGATCACCACTTCCGTGCCATCGCCAAGGGTGGGGCAGAGCTGCTCGAGCCAAGCGAAGGCGTGGGCGGTTTCCAGGGCCGGAATGATTCCCTCGAGTTCACTCACCAGACGCAGAGCATCCAGGGCCTGCTGATCGGTGACGGCGGCATATTCCGCTCGGCCGATTTCGCGCAGATAGCTGTGCTCAGGGCCGACGCCGGGGTAGTCAAGGCCTGCACTGATGGAGTGGGCTTCCTGCACCTGACCGTCGCTGTCCTGAAGCAACAGGCTCATGGCCCCGTGCAGGACGCCGGCACGGCCTTCCGTGATCGTCGCGGCGTGACGGCCGGTCGCCACACCATCGCCGGCGGCCTCAACGCCAATCAAACGAACGGACGTGTCCTGGACGAAGGGATGGAACAGGCCCATGGCATTGGAGCCACCACCCACACAGGCCATCAACACATCGGGCAGTCGGCCGAAGGCCTCCTGACACTGCTGCTTGGACTCTTCGCCGATCACGGCATGAAAATCCCGCACCAGCATCGGATAGGGGTGCGGGCCAGCGACGGATCCAAGGATGTAGTGGGTGGTCTCGACGTTGGTCACCCAGTCGCGGATGGCTTCGCTGGTGGCATCCTTGAGGGTGGCTGTTCCCGCCGTCACCGGTTGCACCTTGGCGCCCAACAAACGCATGCGAAACACATTGAGGGCCTGGCGGCGCATGTCTTCCGCGCCCATGTAGATCACGCAGTCCAGACCGAAGCGGGCACAGACCGTGGCCGTGGCGACGCCGTGCTGCCCCGCACCGGTCTCGGCGATGATCCGCTTCTTGCCCATGCGCAGCGCCAGCAGGGCCTGCCCCAGGGCGTTGTTGATCTTGTGTGCCCCGGTGTGATTGAGATCTTCCCGCTTCAGCCAGATGCGGGGGCCGCCGTCGGCGCGGCGGTAATGGGCGGTGAGACGCTCCGCTTCGTATAGAGGTGTGGCCCTACCGACGTAATTCTTGAGCAGACGATTCAGCTCAGTGGTGAAGGCCGGATCGTTCCAGGCCTGGGCCGCCGCCTGTTCCAGCTCTGCTAGCGCCGGCATCAGGGTCTCGGGAACGTACTGGCCACCGAAGCGACCAAAGCGACCATGGGCGCCGGGACGGACCGCTGGCTGCAGGCTCGAGGGATCCGGGGTGCTGGCGTTGGGCAGGGTGCTGGTCACGGATCCACGTTGGAGCGTCGGCTCAGCGTAAGCAGGCGATCACACGGTGCCGTGGGTCGCAGGCACGGATGCTGGGATTCCGGAACCCGGCCTCCTCCAGCGCTGCGGGCAAATCCAGGGCGAAATACTGCTCGAGGAAGGGCTCTGTGCTCTTGAGCAATGTGGCCACCGGCGCCGGCAAACGCTGCAGCACGGACGAGCCAGGGTCCTGATCCACCATCAGCAGAACACCACCGGGGCGCAGCAGCCGGAACGCTTCGGCCAAAACAGCGCGGGTCGCGGCCTGGGGGAGCTCATGACAGACGAACTGCAGGCTGATCAGATCCACCGAAGCTGTGGCCAGGCCGGTGGATTCCGCGGCGGCATGGCGCCAGTCGTGCACCAGCCCCTGGGGATCGCGCACGCGGGCCACCGACAACATCTCGGGCGACAGATCCAAGCCGATCAACGTCGGAGGGAGAACAGCATTCGCGGCGGCACGGGCGTTCAACCAACGGGCCAAGGCCTGGGTGCTCACCCCCACGGAACAGCCCAGATCCACCACGCAATCGATCGAAGCAGGCAGCAACGGATCCGCCACGGCATGGATGGCATCACGAAGCCGGGTCTGCGCCTCAGCGGGCTGCAGCGGGTCATCTGGCCAGACCCGCAGGGCCATGGCATCCGTGGCTTGCTCGGCTTCAGCAGCAGCCTGCCAACAGAGATTGCCCTGTTCGTAGGCATGAAATCGGGACAGGTAATAGGCCGGCGGGGTGAGACCAACCGTGGTGCTGGCAGCCAGCAGCGGTTCTGCCGCCTGCTGCAGCTCCCGGCGTCGGGCCCGCCAGGGAATGCCGTTGCGCTCTGCCGTGCGAATGATCAGCTGCCGTGCCTGAAAAAACAGTGGACGCCTGAGCAGACCGATGCCGATTAACCCTTCGATAAAGCGACCAAGGCCGCGGCTGGAATCAGCCCAGCGGGGCGTGGAGGCTTCAGGGGGCGTGGCGGTGGTCATCGACAATGCAACTCGGTTGCGAGGGGTGGATGCCGAAGGGAGGCTGGCAGGAATTCAGCAGTGCCGACAGTCTGCAGCGACCGAGCGGGCCTGCGGCGGAGCCCACAGCAAAGTCTCAGCAAATGGTGCGGGTGCAGCCCACCCGCGGCGGCAAGGGGGGGAAGACCGTGACGGTGATCCGTGGCTTGGAACTTGATCCAGCCGGCTTCAAGACCCTGCTGAAGAAGCTCAAAACACGCATCGGCAGTGGCGGCACCGCCAAGGACGGCGTGATCGAACTTCAAGGGGATCAGGTGGATCTGGCGCTCGAGCTGCTCAGCAAGGAGGGGTATCGACCGAAACGGGCTGGGGGTTAGGGGAGAATGGCCGCCAATTCTTGCCTTGGCCATGACCGCCAGCCCCACCTACGGAGAACTCACCAACCAGGGTGCGTCCACCAACATCGCCTGGCACGAAGCCTCCGTCGGCCGAGACGAGCGGTCGAAACAGCGCGGCCACCGCAGCGCCATCCTCTGGTTCACGGGACTTTCCGGTTCCGGCAAGAGCACCCTGGCCAATGCTGTGAACGCAGCTCTGTTTGAACGGGGGCTCGCCACCTATGTGCTGGATGGGGACAACATCCGCCATGGCCTCTGCAAGGACCTGGGCTTCTCCGATGCTGACCGTGAAGAGAACATCCGTCGCATCGGTGAAGTAGCCAAGTTGTTCCTGGATGCCGGCGTCATCGTGCTGACCGCCTTCGTCTCCCCCTTCCGCGCTGATCGCGACAAAGCCCGTGACCTTGTGGAAGACGGTGACTTCCTTGAGGTGTACTGCGCCGCCGATCTCGATGTCTGCGAATCCCGCGATCCCAAAGGCCTCTACGCCAAAGCACGGGCGGGTCAAATCAAGGAATTCACAGGCATCTCCAGCCCCTACGAGGCACCGGAGACGCCCGAGCTGAAGATCGATACCGGCAAACAGGATCTGTCCGACTCCGTAGACCTGGTAATCAAAGCGCTCCAGGAGCGGGGGGTGATTCCGGCAGCCTGAGGTCACCGGCCCTGGCGGCATCGGCCAGGGTTTTGATGCAACTGGCCACAGGGACTGCCAGCAGCAGTCCCAGCAGATCACCCACACCGGTGATGGCTCCCACCCGGGCGCCGATCGGCAAGGCGATCAGCAGCCAGGCCGGTTGCAAGCCCACGATGCTTCCCATCAGCCGCGGCTGGATCACTTGATCCACGATCTGACCGACGACGATCGCCGCGGCGAGTAGCTCGAGGCCCGTGCGGGGATCCTGGACCGCCAGGACTGCACTGACAGAGACGATCGACACGGCACTGGCGTAGGGCACCAGGGTGGTCAAACCGATCAACACGGCGAACAACACGCCGTAGGGAATCTTCAGGGCGGTGAACACCAGGAGCTGTCCGCCACTGAGGATCAAGGCCAGCACCACCTGTCCGGCGAAGTAACCGCGAAAGGTGCGCTCCAAGGTCGTCTGCACCAGATTCCGCCAGCGGTCCGGCAACCATCGGACCAAACCATCAACGATCGGATCCGCCCCGAGCAGCAGGAAGACCGCCAGCACCAGCACGATCACCACATTGATCGTGGTACCGACCGTTGCCCCTAACAGACCCAACAAGCGCTGACTCAGCTGCGTGGCCAGACGACTGAACTGGGACACCAGATCACTGCTGAGATCCGCGAAATCGGCGGGCAGGCCATGGTCCACCGCCCAAAGCTGACCCCGGTCGATCCACTGCTCTGCTGCCGTCAGCAGAGACGGCGATGCACTGATCAATTGGCTGAGCTGTTCAATCAGCAGCGGCACCAGGGCCACGGCCGCCCAAACCAAGAGCCCCAAGGTCAACAGAACCACGCTGACGATGGCCCAGCCGCGGGCAAGACCCCGTTGCGCGAGCCAGCGGCAGGGCAAGTCCAACAAAAAGGCGATCAAAGCCGCGGTGAGGAACAGCCCGGGGAAGGGTGCGAACTGCACCAGCAAACGCTTGATCACAAAGGCGTTCAAACCCAGAACAGGCAGCAGAAGGCCGAGACGCAGCCAGGCCGGCCAGGGAGTCATGGCAACGATGAGGCGTGTCGATCAGTGCGGCTCAAGGGAAGACGGCTTGGAGGCGGCACTGACGTAATGGCACCAAAAACTGAGCCAGGACGCAATCCCGAGGAACTTGAATCCCTCCTCAAAAACCTGCACCGTCTCGTAGGAGTTCGGCCACAGCCCCTGAAGGGCATCGGTCAGAACCGACAGACCCAACAGCACAACGGATATCAAAAAGGTGTCACCACCGAAGCGCCGCAGGGGGCCACGGAAGCGGAACAAGAGCAGTCCTGTAAAGAAGGCGTAGGTGATGTAGAGGAACGCCTCACCGAGATAGCGGTCATGCACCAGGAACATGTCGTCGAGGCAAAGCCACAGTGAGAAACCACCACCGCAGAAGGCGAATTGGCGGTTCAGAACGGAGCCCTGGATCTGCCGGGTGGATGCCGCAAACAAGGCAATGGCAGCTGCCGCCATCCAGAGCAAGTAGCCCACGCTGGAGAGAAAACCCTCTCCCAGAGGCGCCTTGCAGGACTGGGCCAGATCCTTCAGGACCAATTTGGCGCTGATGCCCTCTGAAGCGCTCCAGACCAACGCGACCGCATAGACAACGATCGCCGGCACCACCGCCCAAAGCAGCGTGGAACGAAGCGTGGAGCGAACGAGAACACTCATGAATCCATCTGAGAGAGGTATTCCGTGCTGCCTAGATCAACCAGGCGCGCATCCTTGGCCACCACAGCATCGTGGAGGCTGCTGCGGTAGGCCTCAAGTTTCTGGGCCAGGCCAGAATCCGCTACCGAGAGGATCTGAGCCGCCAGCAAGCCGGCATTGAGGCCCCCACCGATGGCGACGGTGGCCACCGGAATCCCGCCGGGCATCTGCACGATCGAGTGGAGGGAATCGACCCCGGAGAGCGCCCGACTTTTCACCGGCACGCCGATCACCGGCAGCGTGGTAAGGGCAGCCACCATGCCCGGGAGATGGGCCGCCCCGCCGGCACCGGCGACGATCACACCGAAACTCTGATCACGGGCAGCCTTGGCGAAGCTCACCATCTCCAACGGCGTGCGATGGGCCGACAGCACCCGAACCTCCACCTCCACCCCCAGCTCGCGCAGGATGGCGGCAGCGGGTTCCATGGTGGGCAAGTCAGAGTCACTTCCCATCACAACGGCAACTCGGGGGAGCACTGGCGGCACAACGCAGAGGGGCAAGACTGCCATCGTCTCCCCCCATGGCTGCCGAGGCCAGTGTTGCGTTGATGCACCGGATCACCAACGTTCGTTTGCCTGCCCCCCTGCCTGGTGAGGGGGACCAGCGCTATGCCATCGACCTCAACGACCAGGGGCTGATCTGCCGCATCGGCGCGATGGAGGCCGATGAGCGAACAGCGGATGCGGACTGGAACGGCAAC
The Synechococcus sp. PROS-U-1 DNA segment above includes these coding regions:
- a CDS encoding heat-inducible transcriptional repressor HrcA, with the translated sequence MSKPLSLRQEQVLQATVHHYVDTMEPVGSRTLVQRFGIPASSATVRSAMGVLERRGLLHQPHTSAGRIPSPMGYRHYVNALLPEPGVAVQHLERELTGLSLRWAGLDDLLMHVARRLTDFTGLMSLITQPQQENRQLETIRLVPSGDRLLVMLVEANGCASHLNLRLPHGAEDELTAMERWASAQLDQGDLNWDALPRQLQRSGAVLRNALDQPTPTNPTSVVVHGLSRLVSEPEFESTASLKPLLELIDDQPSTLISRGASARVWIGDEHPQPALEACAVVQAPYRCNEGLGHVALVGPMRMAYATARAAVQRVARHLELLLA
- the trpB gene encoding tryptophan synthase subunit beta, translating into MTSTLPNASTPDPSSLQPAVRPGAHGRFGRFGGQYVPETLMPALAELEQAAAQAWNDPAFTTELNRLLKNYVGRATPLYEAERLTAHYRRADGGPRIWLKREDLNHTGAHKINNALGQALLALRMGKKRIIAETGAGQHGVATATVCARFGLDCVIYMGAEDMRRQALNVFRMRLLGAKVQPVTAGTATLKDATSEAIRDWVTNVETTHYILGSVAGPHPYPMLVRDFHAVIGEESKQQCQEAFGRLPDVLMACVGGGSNAMGLFHPFVQDTSVRLIGVEAAGDGVATGRHAATITEGRAGVLHGAMSLLLQDSDGQVQEAHSISAGLDYPGVGPEHSYLREIGRAEYAAVTDQQALDALRLVSELEGIIPALETAHAFAWLEQLCPTLGDGTEVVINCSGRGDKDVNTVAEKLGDQL
- a CDS encoding class I SAM-dependent methyltransferase — protein: MTTATPPEASTPRWADSSRGLGRFIEGLIGIGLLRRPLFFQARQLIIRTAERNGIPWRARRRELQQAAEPLLAASTTVGLTPPAYYLSRFHAYEQGNLCWQAAAEAEQATDAMALRVWPDDPLQPAEAQTRLRDAIHAVADPLLPASIDCVVDLGCSVGVSTQALARWLNARAAANAVLPPTLIGLDLSPEMLSVARVRDPQGLVHDWRHAAAESTGLATASVDLISLQFVCHELPQAATRAVLAEAFRLLRPGGVLLMVDQDPGSSVLQRLPAPVATLLKSTEPFLEQYFALDLPAALEEAGFRNPSIRACDPRHRVIACLR
- a CDS encoding translation initiation factor, which translates into the protein MPKGGWQEFSSADSLQRPSGPAAEPTAKSQQMVRVQPTRGGKGGKTVTVIRGLELDPAGFKTLLKKLKTRIGSGGTAKDGVIELQGDQVDLALELLSKEGYRPKRAGG
- the cysC gene encoding adenylyl-sulfate kinase, with protein sequence MTASPTYGELTNQGASTNIAWHEASVGRDERSKQRGHRSAILWFTGLSGSGKSTLANAVNAALFERGLATYVLDGDNIRHGLCKDLGFSDADREENIRRIGEVAKLFLDAGVIVLTAFVSPFRADRDKARDLVEDGDFLEVYCAADLDVCESRDPKGLYAKARAGQIKEFTGISSPYEAPETPELKIDTGKQDLSDSVDLVIKALQERGVIPAA
- a CDS encoding AI-2E family transporter; the encoded protein is MTPWPAWLRLGLLLPVLGLNAFVIKRLLVQFAPFPGLFLTAALIAFLLDLPCRWLAQRGLARGWAIVSVVLLTLGLLVWAAVALVPLLIEQLSQLISASPSLLTAAEQWIDRGQLWAVDHGLPADFADLSSDLVSQFSRLATQLSQRLLGLLGATVGTTINVVIVLVLAVFLLLGADPIVDGLVRWLPDRWRNLVQTTLERTFRGYFAGQVVLALILSGGQLLVFTALKIPYGVLFAVLIGLTTLVPYASAVSIVSVSAVLAVQDPRTGLELLAAAIVVGQIVDQVIQPRLMGSIVGLQPAWLLIALPIGARVGAITGVGDLLGLLLAVPVASCIKTLADAARAGDLRLPESPPAPGAL
- a CDS encoding oxidoreductase, with product MSVLVRSTLRSTLLWAVVPAIVVYAVALVWSASEGISAKLVLKDLAQSCKAPLGEGFLSSVGYLLWMAAAAIALFAASTRQIQGSVLNRQFAFCGGGFSLWLCLDDMFLVHDRYLGEAFLYITYAFFTGLLLFRFRGPLRRFGGDTFLISVVLLGLSVLTDALQGLWPNSYETVQVFEEGFKFLGIASWLSFWCHYVSAASKPSSLEPH
- the purE gene encoding 5-(carboxyamino)imidazole ribonucleotide mutase, whose amino-acid sequence is MAVLPLCVVPPVLPRVAVVMGSDSDLPTMEPAAAILRELGVEVEVRVLSAHRTPLEMVSFAKAARDQSFGVIVAGAGGAAHLPGMVAALTTLPVIGVPVKSRALSGVDSLHSIVQMPGGIPVATVAIGGGLNAGLLAAQILSVADSGLAQKLEAYRSSLHDAVVAKDARLVDLGSTEYLSQMDS